From a single Apium graveolens cultivar Ventura chromosome 2, ASM990537v1, whole genome shotgun sequence genomic region:
- the LOC141706405 gene encoding uncharacterized protein LOC141706405 — protein sequence MGDSDFDSYGICDSYDSPGDCDSDSYWFCNSSIGDCDSDRDCNSNSVNYSQSNKGQNYLDIESSSDRSTNYSKYKDGEKYSEDESYSDCGTTYSNFNDTQEYPNDESEYSDGESYDGRGTTYSNESQEYSDNESYEEYSDDESYHEYGESKAKSGEYWDAIGDYKITYLRSKATTGGNWASVHEQTSQLKNEDKQSGSYERFAEPFVDTASN from the coding sequence ATGGGAGATTCGGATTTTGATTCTTATGGAATCTGTGACTCTTATGATTCTCCTGGTGACTGTGATTCTGATTCTTATTGGTTCTGTAATTCTTCTATTGGTGACTGTGATTCTGATCGTGATTGTAATTCTAATAGTGTCAATTACTCCCAGTCCAACAAAGGTCAAAATTATTTAGATATTGAATCTTCTAGTGACCGTAGTACCAATTACTCAAAGTACAAAGATGGTGAAAAATATTCAGAAGATGAATCTTATAGTGATTGTGGTACCACTTATTCAAATTTCAATGACACTCAAGAATATCCAAATGATGAATCAGAATATTCAGATGGTGAATCTTATGATGGTCGTGGTACCACTTACTCAAACGAAAGTCAAGAATATTCAGATAATGAATCTTATGAAGAATATTCAGATGATGAATCTTACCATGAGTACGGAGAGTCCAAGGCCAAAAGTGGAGAATATTGGGATGCTATTGGTGACTACAAGATCACCTACTTGAGGTCCAAGGCAACAACAGGTGGAAATTGGGCGAGTGTGCATGAACAGACTTCCCAACTAAAGAACGAGGACAAACAGAGTGGGAGCTACGAGCGCTTCGCTGAACCCTTTGTGGATACCGCAAGTAATTAG
- the LOC141708778 gene encoding uncharacterized protein LOC141708778 produces the protein MAGVYSDSDDEYYAGDDYEDTYSESNMGGEDNSDHEGGGDYALGDYDTTHVESGVASDDEDVGDCALGDHGTIHVESGDSSDDEDCAIGDYGTTHSESHVESADSSDDEDYAIGDYGTTHSESHVESADSSDDEDYAIGDYGTTHSELHTKSKGHSAEQHHALGDYGTSRFKSMTLSGGSQVNVHQQTFRAKNEDKQNGSYERFTAKDKAVCGEPFVDRSGNRGYKDEHTRSDTYKVGDKSGFTEYYREEKVKHVEFDKSSSNSNKKAVGYYPKYNKY, from the coding sequence ATGGCAGGAGTGTATTCAGATTCGGATGATGAATATTATGCTGGTGATGACTATGAAGACACATACTCGGAGTCCAACATGGGAGGGGAAGACAATTCAGATCATGAAGGCGGTGGAGACTATGCTCTTGGTGACTACGATACCACTCACGTGGAAAGCGGAGTCGCTTCAGATGATGAAGACGTTGGGGACTGTGCTCTTGGTGACCATGGAACCATTCATGTGGAAAGCGGAGactcttcagatgatgaagacTGTGCTATTGGTGACTATGGTACTACTCACTCAGAGTCACACGTGGAAAGCGCAGactcttcagatgatgaagacTATGCTATTGGTGACTATGGTACTACTCACTCAGAGTCACACGTGGAAAGTGCAGactcttcagatgatgaagacTATGCTATTGGTGACTATGGTACTACTCACTCAGAGTTACACACGAAAAGCAAAGGGCATTCAGCTGAACAACATCATGCTCTTGGTGACTACGGTACCAGTCGCTTTAAGTCCATGACGCTGAGTGGTGGAAGTCAGGTGAATGTGCATCAGCAGACATTCCGTGCTAAGAATGAGGACAAACAGAATGGGAGCTATGAGCGTTTTACTGCTAAGGACAAGGCGGTCTGTGGTGAACCCTTTGTGGATAGGTCTGGGAATCGAGGTTACAAGGATGAGCACACCAGATCTGATACCTACAAAGTTGGTGACAAAAGCGGTTTTACCGAGTACTACCGCGAGGAGAAAGTGAAGCATGTCGAATTCGATAaaagcagcagcaacagcaacaagAAAGCTGTTGGGTACTACCCAAAATACAACAAGTATTAG